Proteins co-encoded in one Spirosoma endbachense genomic window:
- a CDS encoding DUF4385 domain-containing protein produces the protein MPTNDRAFRYDLDYRQLNLREQPELYRVGKGEMGVLLVQPYKSEILPFWRFKTPDIARESSEKIFLLFQDYKQKDDFIGMDMARKFLQMGYTRARRYANHRTGQKYDGPVPNDQKGRSGSHGREQLPRDEDPVKAESARIFYNKYLEVRDDPDYQKLKKAWQEKYG, from the coding sequence ATGCCAACCAACGACCGCGCCTTTCGGTATGATCTCGACTATCGACAGCTAAACCTGCGCGAACAGCCCGAACTGTATCGCGTTGGGAAAGGGGAGATGGGTGTATTGCTGGTGCAACCTTATAAATCGGAAATCCTTCCCTTCTGGCGCTTTAAAACACCAGACATTGCTCGCGAATCGTCGGAGAAGATTTTCCTGTTGTTTCAGGACTACAAGCAAAAAGACGATTTTATCGGCATGGATATGGCCCGCAAATTTCTGCAAATGGGTTATACGCGGGCCAGGCGCTACGCCAATCATCGCACGGGCCAGAAATACGATGGACCTGTTCCGAACGACCAGAAGGGCCGATCCGGATCGCACGGTCGGGAACAACTCCCGCGCGACGAAGACCCGGTCAAAGCCGAATCGGCCCGGATCTTTTACAACAAGTATCTGGAAGTAAGGGATGATCCGGATTACCAGAAACTAAAAAAGGCGTGGCAGGAAAAATACGGATGA
- a CDS encoding Uma2 family endonuclease — protein sequence MEVIQKVQLTDEQVEKLAVGGVVSVPASWDEFMDFLHETFYRVEYHNGQIIIMGLAAFIHELLIGRIITLLTNLYSGTDYYVAGSNVGVLTTEGKGYYNPDITVVKGTPKFRQGSNAIITNPYLLVEVLSESTAAYDLYHKLPKYEQMDSLQEVVIVDRFDQSISTFRRTDTLNVWTQTIYDKPSEQVRIDQFTILQADVFANLPTVKE from the coding sequence ATGGAGGTAATTCAGAAAGTTCAGCTAACCGACGAGCAAGTTGAAAAACTGGCTGTTGGGGGTGTTGTATCGGTTCCGGCCTCGTGGGATGAGTTTATGGATTTCCTGCACGAGACATTCTACCGGGTCGAGTACCACAACGGCCAGATTATTATTATGGGATTAGCTGCTTTTATCCATGAATTACTGATTGGCCGAATTATTACACTTCTGACGAATCTGTACAGCGGTACGGACTATTATGTAGCCGGAAGTAATGTTGGTGTGTTAACCACAGAAGGTAAAGGCTATTACAATCCTGACATTACAGTGGTAAAGGGTACTCCGAAATTCCGGCAGGGGTCAAATGCCATTATTACCAATCCCTATTTACTGGTTGAGGTGCTTTCAGAATCGACAGCGGCTTATGATCTGTACCATAAACTGCCAAAATATGAGCAGATGGACAGTTTGCAGGAAGTCGTGATTGTAGACCGTTTTGACCAGTCGATCAGTACTTTTCGGCGGACTGACACGCTCAATGTCTGGACGCAAACGATTTATGACAAGCCTTCAGAGCAGGTACGTATCGATCAGTTTACGATTTTACAAGCCGATGTTTTTGCCAATCTTCCGACTGTTAAGGAGTAA
- a CDS encoding RNA polymerase sigma factor — translation MESDFIQTVNAHAGIIQNVCRLYGKDEEDRKDLYQEIVLQLWRAFPSFRGEAKASTWMYRVALNTAISLFRRQSRQIAPVPLDQELLNLDQRVVSPDGDQQMQQFYHAIDQLSLIEKAIVFLYLDDNSYEEIARIAGISQSNVGVKLNRIKGKLKKIVELTNE, via the coding sequence ATGGAAAGCGATTTTATACAGACGGTCAATGCCCACGCCGGAATTATCCAGAACGTATGCCGACTCTATGGTAAGGATGAAGAGGACCGGAAGGATCTATATCAGGAGATCGTACTCCAACTCTGGCGGGCGTTTCCTTCCTTTCGTGGGGAGGCTAAAGCCTCTACCTGGATGTACCGGGTTGCACTCAATACGGCCATTTCGTTGTTTCGGCGGCAATCCCGCCAGATCGCACCCGTGCCTCTTGATCAGGAACTGTTAAATCTGGATCAACGTGTTGTTTCTCCGGATGGAGATCAGCAAATGCAACAGTTTTATCACGCCATTGACCAGTTGTCGCTTATCGAAAAAGCTATTGTGTTTCTGTATTTAGACGACAATTCGTATGAGGAAATCGCCAGAATTGCCGGTATTTCCCAATCGAATGTGGGCGTTAAACTGAATCGTATAAAAGGGAAATTGAAGAAAATTGTCGAGTTAACGAACGAATAA
- a CDS encoding Uma2 family endonuclease produces the protein MESAVKIQLSDKQIARLEAGGVIAIQASWDDFMEFLQETRYRADYHNGRIIIMGLAAFFHEVLIMTVGDILRHLLKGKGYFVAGSNVGVLKEAGKGYYNPDITIVKGMPVFHTDSTAIITNPYFVVDILSESTAAYDFNHKLRKYQGIGGLQEVIFIDRFDVSVTVFRRTDTVNTWTETIYEKTGDVVRIAGDNTVLLQEFFADLPGEALGEQAIQ, from the coding sequence ATGGAATCGGCCGTTAAAATTCAATTGAGTGATAAGCAGATAGCCAGACTCGAAGCCGGTGGTGTAATCGCTATTCAAGCTTCCTGGGACGATTTTATGGAGTTTCTGCAGGAAACACGCTATCGGGCTGACTATCACAATGGGCGAATTATTATTATGGGATTAGCTGCCTTTTTTCATGAAGTATTAATTATGACAGTTGGTGATATACTGCGCCATCTGTTAAAAGGTAAGGGATATTTTGTAGCTGGCAGTAATGTAGGCGTCTTAAAAGAAGCAGGCAAAGGGTATTATAATCCTGATATTACCATCGTGAAAGGAATGCCTGTATTCCATACGGATTCAACGGCCATTATTACCAATCCTTATTTTGTGGTTGATATACTTTCAGAATCAACAGCAGCCTATGATTTTAATCACAAACTGCGCAAATATCAAGGGATTGGCGGCCTGCAGGAAGTAATATTCATAGATCGTTTTGACGTATCCGTTACCGTCTTCCGTCGAACGGATACTGTAAATACCTGGACCGAAACGATCTATGAAAAAACCGGCGATGTGGTTCGCATCGCCGGCGATAATACCGTACTGCTTCAGGAGTTTTTCGCCGACCTACCCGGCGAGGCACTTGGCGAGCAGGCTATTCAATAG
- a CDS encoding pyridoxamine 5'-phosphate oxidase family protein: MSISEQSSNSKAVEAPSPSLASLEHESWQQLASAPESEDSAFKTMIVATCTDHRADARMVVLRQVDTARKYVWFHTDARSEKVMQLEAFPTATLLFWDEKQQIQLRLIVETRLHTDDYVADDQWKTLWTGSRKAYLSAQKPGSVQPAAYPGFPEHLGESLPTDAESEAGRKNFAVIECRVLSMEYLHLSRKGQTRAQFQYEPESKMVWLAP, encoded by the coding sequence ATGTCCATTTCCGAGCAATCAAGTAATTCTAAAGCCGTTGAGGCACCGTCTCCTTCGTTAGCCAGCCTTGAACATGAAAGCTGGCAACAGCTCGCTTCGGCCCCCGAAAGCGAGGACAGTGCCTTTAAAACCATGATTGTTGCCACCTGCACCGATCATAGAGCCGATGCTCGTATGGTGGTATTGAGGCAAGTCGATACGGCCCGCAAATACGTCTGGTTTCATACCGACGCCCGTTCAGAAAAGGTGATGCAACTTGAAGCCTTTCCAACGGCTACACTACTGTTCTGGGACGAAAAACAGCAAATACAGTTACGCCTAATCGTTGAAACCCGGCTCCATACCGACGATTATGTAGCAGATGACCAATGGAAGACGCTCTGGACGGGTAGCCGGAAAGCCTATCTTTCTGCACAAAAACCGGGTAGTGTACAGCCAGCCGCCTATCCTGGTTTCCCTGAACACTTGGGCGAATCCTTACCAACTGATGCAGAGAGCGAGGCCGGGCGTAAAAACTTCGCCGTGATCGAGTGCCGGGTATTGTCGATGGAATATCTACACCTTAGCCGGAAAGGTCAGACACGGGCCCAGTTTCAGTATGAGCCAGAATCTAAAATGGTGTGGCTCGCCCCTTAA
- a CDS encoding SOS response-associated peptidase, producing MCFHKSLAIKAAELEARYGASLPESAEFQPIYHANAYQFPTWPIVTKQDPKHFQMIHWGLIPRWTKSSDDASDIRTKTINARSETIYEKPSFRGAAQAGKRCLIPVTGFYEWYTSGSKKFPFYISTSDQKIASIAGLWDEWPDPETGELVPTYTLLTTEANPLLAAIHNTKKRMPCVLTPDEEKAWLYEDLNEAEALALLAKQYPAKKMHSYSISKRITSRTEPSDVPQVMAPMEYPELKNHPALFT from the coding sequence ATGTGTTTTCATAAATCACTGGCCATCAAAGCCGCCGAACTCGAAGCCCGCTACGGGGCATCCCTGCCAGAGTCTGCTGAATTTCAGCCTATTTACCATGCCAATGCGTACCAGTTTCCAACCTGGCCAATTGTAACCAAACAAGATCCGAAGCACTTTCAGATGATTCATTGGGGCCTGATCCCGCGCTGGACGAAAAGTAGCGACGATGCCTCCGACATACGTACGAAAACCATCAATGCACGCTCCGAAACCATCTACGAAAAACCATCATTTCGGGGGGCGGCTCAGGCTGGCAAACGGTGCCTGATTCCGGTTACGGGCTTTTATGAATGGTATACGTCGGGGAGCAAGAAGTTTCCGTTTTACATCAGCACAAGTGATCAGAAAATAGCCTCGATTGCTGGTTTATGGGACGAATGGCCGGACCCCGAAACCGGTGAGCTGGTCCCGACCTATACCCTGCTGACCACGGAAGCTAATCCGTTACTGGCGGCTATCCATAATACCAAAAAACGGATGCCTTGTGTATTGACACCCGACGAGGAGAAAGCCTGGTTATACGAAGACCTGAATGAAGCTGAAGCCCTGGCATTGCTGGCGAAACAGTATCCGGCAAAAAAAATGCATAGCTATAGTATCAGCAAACGAATTACCTCCCGCACGGAGCCGAGTGATGTGCCTCAGGTAATGGCGCCGATGGAGTATCCTGAACTGAAAAATCACCCTGCATTATTTACTTAA
- a CDS encoding TonB-dependent receptor domain-containing protein: MKKKLRILLLGTAVIAATNAVHAQFPALPGAGGQRPPAAIPGTSSDDSPRGNAKLTGVVVDSTTNKPVEFASIALIDTKTKKPIDGTVADDKGKFTLNKLPEGEFQLLISFVGYRNKTVSSVKLNRKGDVDLGTVKLGADVRTLKEVEVVGQASLVEEKVDRLVYNADKDITAKGGDATDVMRKVPLLSVDLDGNVSLRGSSNVRVLINNKPSTIVASSVADALKQIPADMIKTVEVITSPSAKYDAEGSAGIINIITKKTTLQGFTLNLDTGVGNRGSNLGLNGNLRTGKMGFSLSGFGRANYNVIGKFANTQRTFGSNGTTITEQTADTRNHGIFGQYTLGWDYDISKNSSITASLRYGARNNYQNQDNFLTRTSSPSDYFPRVSDRNVLTKDLSGTVDANIDYTRTYAKPQQELSVSAQFSRNNRNNDFTADILNNSDFATIVARQQNLNNSYNQETTIQGDYQTPIGKNQLLEFGGKGIFRQVESAFSYNYGVGSGALLPDPTRTANTLNYDQSIGAGYVSYTLTTKNKYTIKAGTRYEHTTINANYSQNQPGEQGAAAGQDLGIPSYNNLVPSINISKSLKGGKTVKIAYNRRLQRPGIQFLNPNINTSNPTNITQGNPLLSPELTDNFELSSSAYIKSVYLNVALFARQTNNSITSVRDTVTSSVGQVNNPALSQVIRTTYLNIGKESAYGANVFGNATLFSKWQIGGGVDVYYAYLTNNSSTFIYNATNSGWVVTGRFFTGLTLKNGWGLQGFGFIRGKQVQLQGSQGGFAFYSLGLKKDLKDKRGSFGIAGENFFNHPFTVRSESSSPIFAQNSLTSLYNAGIRVNFSYKIGKLSFDQPQRKKGRSVENDDIKSGEGGDGGQQPQQQPAQGGNRGGGRPR; this comes from the coding sequence ATGAAAAAGAAATTACGTATTTTATTGCTGGGCACTGCTGTTATAGCCGCGACAAACGCGGTTCATGCGCAGTTTCCAGCGCTTCCGGGAGCAGGAGGACAGCGGCCTCCTGCGGCTATTCCCGGTACTTCCAGCGATGACTCGCCCCGTGGAAATGCCAAGCTAACGGGTGTGGTTGTGGATTCAACGACCAATAAACCGGTTGAATTTGCGAGCATTGCCCTAATCGATACCAAAACGAAAAAGCCAATCGATGGAACCGTTGCCGACGACAAAGGAAAGTTTACGTTGAACAAGTTGCCGGAAGGTGAATTTCAACTGCTGATTTCCTTTGTTGGTTATCGGAACAAAACGGTTTCGAGCGTGAAGCTCAATCGGAAAGGCGATGTTGATCTGGGGACGGTTAAACTTGGAGCCGATGTTCGTACCCTTAAAGAGGTCGAAGTGGTTGGACAGGCCTCTTTGGTTGAGGAAAAAGTAGACCGGCTCGTCTATAACGCCGATAAGGACATCACCGCCAAAGGTGGAGATGCGACGGACGTAATGCGCAAAGTTCCTCTGTTGTCAGTTGATTTAGATGGTAATGTAAGCCTGCGCGGTAGTAGCAACGTTCGGGTCCTTATCAATAACAAGCCGTCTACAATCGTGGCCAGCAGCGTAGCCGATGCCCTGAAGCAAATTCCGGCCGACATGATCAAAACCGTAGAGGTAATTACCTCTCCTTCGGCCAAGTACGATGCAGAAGGGTCAGCGGGAATCATTAACATCATTACCAAGAAAACGACACTACAGGGTTTTACACTTAACCTCGATACGGGTGTTGGTAACCGAGGTAGCAACCTGGGTCTGAACGGAAATTTACGGACGGGCAAAATGGGATTCAGTCTGAGCGGTTTCGGACGGGCGAACTACAACGTAATTGGGAAATTTGCCAACACCCAACGGACGTTCGGCAGCAACGGCACAACCATAACCGAACAAACGGCCGATACGCGCAATCATGGTATTTTCGGTCAGTATACGCTCGGATGGGATTACGACATTAGCAAAAACAGTTCGATCACGGCGAGTCTTCGTTATGGCGCCCGGAATAATTACCAGAATCAGGACAATTTTCTGACGCGTACCTCCTCGCCGAGCGATTATTTCCCTCGCGTTAGCGATCGTAATGTATTGACAAAAGATTTGTCGGGCACGGTAGATGCGAATATCGATTACACCCGTACTTACGCCAAACCACAGCAGGAACTGAGTGTTTCCGCGCAGTTTAGCCGCAATAACCGGAACAATGATTTTACGGCCGATATCCTGAACAATTCAGATTTTGCCACGATTGTTGCCCGTCAGCAGAACCTGAACAACAGTTACAATCAGGAAACAACAATTCAGGGTGATTACCAGACTCCGATTGGTAAAAACCAGTTGCTTGAGTTTGGTGGTAAGGGCATTTTCCGCCAGGTAGAAAGTGCGTTCAGTTATAACTACGGTGTAGGTTCGGGTGCACTTCTGCCAGACCCAACCCGGACTGCCAACACGCTCAATTATGACCAGAGCATTGGGGCTGGTTATGTGTCGTATACGCTGACTACCAAAAACAAGTACACGATTAAGGCTGGAACACGGTACGAACACACGACGATCAATGCCAATTACAGCCAGAATCAACCGGGCGAACAGGGAGCAGCCGCAGGGCAGGATCTGGGTATTCCGAGCTATAACAATCTGGTACCCAGTATTAACATATCGAAGTCGCTGAAAGGGGGTAAAACGGTCAAAATAGCGTACAACCGTCGATTGCAACGGCCAGGTATCCAATTCCTGAATCCGAACATCAATACGTCGAACCCAACGAATATCACACAGGGAAATCCACTGCTTTCGCCCGAATTGACCGATAATTTTGAGTTGAGCAGCAGCGCTTATATCAAAAGCGTTTACCTGAATGTGGCCTTGTTTGCCCGGCAAACGAATAACTCGATAACGAGTGTGCGGGATACGGTTACATCGAGCGTGGGGCAAGTAAACAATCCGGCATTATCGCAGGTAATTCGCACGACTTACCTCAACATTGGTAAAGAATCGGCCTACGGGGCTAATGTGTTTGGTAATGCAACGCTGTTCTCAAAATGGCAGATTGGTGGTGGAGTCGATGTATATTATGCCTACCTGACCAATAACAGCTCAACGTTTATTTATAACGCGACGAATTCGGGCTGGGTTGTAACGGGTCGCTTCTTCACGGGCCTGACCCTTAAAAATGGTTGGGGGCTACAGGGATTCGGATTTATCCGGGGTAAACAGGTTCAGTTGCAGGGCTCTCAGGGCGGGTTCGCTTTCTATAGCCTTGGCCTGAAAAAAGACCTGAAAGATAAACGGGGTAGCTTCGGTATTGCGGGCGAAAACTTCTTTAATCATCCATTTACCGTTCGTTCAGAATCATCGTCACCAATCTTCGCTCAGAATAGTCTGACGAGCCTGTATAACGCTGGTATTCGCGTGAACTTTAGCTATAAAATTGGTAAACTGAGCTTCGATCAGCCACAGCGTAAGAAAGGCCGTTCAGTCGAAAACGACGACATCAAATCCGGTGAAGGGGGTGATGGTGGCCAGCAGCCCCAACAGCAGCCCGCTCAGGGCGGTAATCGGGGCGGTGGACGACCACGATAA
- a CDS encoding bifunctional 5,10-methylenetetrahydrofolate dehydrogenase/5,10-methenyltetrahydrofolate cyclohydrolase, with the protein MQLLDGKFLSAQIKQEIAAEVAQIREQGGKIPHLVAILVGNNGASETYVASKMKNCEEVGMKSTLIRFDPSVSEEELLAKVREVNDNSDMDGLIVQLPLPDHINPDRVMETINPAKDVDGFHPINIGRMAKGLPAYISATPQGVLEMIKRYDIKTAGKHCVVVGRSQIVGLPMSILMQRNTYPGNCTVTITHSRTQNLAEICRSADILVAALGKSEFITADMVKEGAVVIDVGLERVPDATKKSGFALKGDVKFDEVAPKTSFITPVPGGVGLMTICSLMQNTLKAARGEIY; encoded by the coding sequence ATGCAACTCCTTGACGGTAAATTCCTTTCAGCACAAATCAAGCAGGAAATCGCGGCTGAAGTCGCACAGATACGCGAGCAGGGCGGTAAAATTCCGCATCTGGTCGCTATTCTGGTAGGAAACAACGGGGCTTCAGAAACCTACGTAGCTTCTAAAATGAAAAACTGCGAAGAAGTAGGCATGAAGTCGACGCTAATTCGCTTCGATCCGTCGGTTTCCGAAGAAGAACTACTGGCCAAAGTACGTGAAGTGAATGATAATTCTGACATGGACGGCCTGATCGTTCAACTTCCCCTACCCGACCATATTAATCCCGACCGTGTGATGGAGACCATCAACCCGGCCAAAGATGTAGACGGTTTCCATCCGATCAACATCGGCCGCATGGCCAAAGGTTTACCCGCCTACATTTCGGCAACTCCACAGGGTGTGCTGGAAATGATAAAGCGATATGACATCAAAACGGCAGGCAAACACTGCGTTGTGGTGGGTCGTAGCCAGATTGTGGGTTTACCAATGTCGATTCTGATGCAGCGCAATACGTATCCCGGCAATTGCACGGTTACAATTACTCACAGCCGCACGCAGAACCTTGCCGAAATTTGCCGGTCGGCGGATATTTTGGTGGCGGCTCTCGGCAAATCTGAGTTTATAACCGCCGATATGGTTAAAGAGGGTGCCGTTGTGATCGATGTTGGTCTGGAACGCGTACCGGATGCCACCAAGAAAAGTGGGTTTGCGCTTAAAGGCGATGTTAAATTTGATGAAGTTGCCCCAAAGACAAGCTTTATTACGCCTGTTCCTGGTGGTGTGGGCCTGATGACGATCTGTTCGCTGATGCAGAACACACTCAAGGCAGCACGGGGGGAGATCTATTGA
- a CDS encoding ROK family protein, whose amino-acid sequence MQNYWGIDLGGTKIEGVILSAPSPDAVIIRKRIDTEAHKGYDHIMAQIVRLIDMLKAETGLKPERIGFGTPGTFDPARKTMKNCNTTVLNGRPMKQDLTRILGVPVEVANDANCFALAEATMGIVPEVVPNFQSVFGVIMGTGVGGGVVVQGRDGVPFVLNGLQGIGGEWGHNILEENGYPCYCGKRGCNEQVISGPALQRYYQQISGEERTMKEIMERYTDGNDLFASQTVNRLLEYFGRAVSVIVNILDPDAIVLGGGVGNVDLLYTEGVERAKKYVFNSGELNTRFLKPKLGDSAGVFGAALL is encoded by the coding sequence ATGCAGAACTACTGGGGCATTGACCTGGGCGGCACCAAAATCGAAGGTGTTATTTTAAGCGCCCCCTCACCCGACGCCGTCATTATTCGCAAACGAATCGACACTGAAGCGCACAAAGGCTATGATCATATCATGGCTCAGATTGTTCGGCTCATCGATATGCTCAAAGCCGAAACAGGCTTAAAACCAGAGCGCATTGGTTTCGGAACACCCGGCACCTTCGACCCGGCCCGGAAAACAATGAAAAACTGCAACACAACCGTACTGAATGGCCGCCCGATGAAGCAGGATCTGACCCGGATTCTCGGTGTTCCGGTAGAGGTGGCCAATGATGCCAATTGCTTTGCGCTGGCCGAAGCCACAATGGGAATCGTTCCGGAGGTTGTACCCAACTTCCAGTCGGTATTCGGCGTCATTATGGGCACAGGAGTTGGCGGAGGGGTGGTAGTTCAGGGGCGCGACGGTGTACCATTCGTCCTGAACGGTCTACAGGGCATCGGTGGCGAATGGGGCCATAACATACTGGAGGAGAATGGCTATCCTTGTTATTGCGGCAAGCGGGGCTGTAACGAACAGGTCATTTCGGGACCGGCACTCCAACGATATTACCAGCAAATCAGCGGAGAGGAACGTACCATGAAAGAAATCATGGAGCGTTACACGGACGGGAATGATCTGTTTGCCAGCCAGACTGTGAACCGATTACTGGAGTATTTTGGTCGGGCGGTTTCCGTTATTGTCAACATCCTGGACCCCGATGCCATTGTTCTGGGCGGGGGCGTCGGCAACGTCGACCTGCTATACACCGAAGGCGTGGAACGGGCAAAAAAATATGTATTCAACTCGGGTGAATTGAACACACGATTTCTAAAACCCAAATTAGGGGATAGTGCTGGCGTTTTTGGAGCAGCACTCCTGTAA
- a CDS encoding RNA ligase family protein yields the protein MISRKYGRTYHYPFSPGTTSDDRINHQYQTDLSQISTLIHTEKLDGENNCLNRYGVFARSHAAPTQTPWTRHLRERWAMQKHDLGDLEVFGENLYAVHSIAYPKLESHFYVFAIRDNDQWLSWDETQFYAQLLDFPTVPVLTHCKRPFDPVQVEATVNYWASQPGTFGSVDAQSGLECTMEGVVSRNIEAFAELAHNRNVFKYVRQGHVKTDEHWTRNWRRAQLINEQSNGLPNRQ from the coding sequence ATGATTTCCCGAAAATACGGTCGTACGTATCATTACCCGTTTTCGCCCGGCACTACGAGCGACGACCGAATCAATCATCAGTACCAGACGGATCTTTCCCAGATTTCAACCCTCATTCATACCGAGAAGCTAGACGGAGAAAATAACTGTCTAAACCGGTATGGTGTGTTTGCGCGCTCTCATGCGGCTCCGACCCAAACACCATGGACGCGCCATCTTCGTGAGCGCTGGGCGATGCAGAAACATGACCTTGGCGATCTCGAAGTCTTCGGCGAGAATCTGTACGCTGTGCATTCCATTGCTTACCCAAAACTTGAGTCGCATTTTTATGTTTTCGCCATTCGGGACAATGATCAATGGCTGTCGTGGGATGAAACTCAGTTTTATGCCCAATTGCTCGACTTCCCAACGGTGCCCGTACTGACACATTGCAAACGGCCATTCGATCCTGTTCAGGTTGAAGCTACGGTCAATTACTGGGCATCCCAGCCGGGCACATTTGGGTCAGTTGATGCCCAATCTGGCCTGGAATGCACGATGGAGGGTGTAGTCAGTCGTAACATCGAGGCTTTTGCCGAGTTGGCCCATAACCGAAATGTATTTAAGTACGTCCGACAAGGGCACGTCAAAACCGACGAACATTGGACCCGGAACTGGCGACGAGCCCAATTAATCAACGAGCAGTCGAACGGTCTGCCTAACCGCCAATAG
- a CDS encoding AAA family ATPase, with translation MWTFTTDKQWSALAARFPEISDMEGVRQDPRHHAEGDVAIHTQMVLASLIAQPDYQALAAIDQELLWAAALLHDVEKRSTTVEEPDGSITSRGHARRGERTTRKLLYLGERLLALPFPEREQICKLVRYHGLPLWIFEKPDPLKTLLQVSLEVNTQWLTMLARADVLGRICADQADLLYRIDLFEEFCRENKCWGKPCQFVSNTARFHYFSHDEAHPDYEPFTESGSDVVLLSGLPGSGKDTFIARNLADWPVVSLDNYRRKLKISPTDQQGTSRVVQLAREDAKAMLRSQTSFVWNATNLTRQLRNQLIDLFTTYKARVRLVYLEAPYQQLIRQNRNREYAVPEPVLHRMIDRLEVPAIWEAHQVDYLTPERMR, from the coding sequence ATGTGGACATTCACAACCGATAAACAATGGTCTGCCCTGGCAGCCCGTTTTCCGGAGATCAGCGATATGGAAGGCGTTAGGCAAGACCCACGCCATCACGCCGAGGGCGATGTGGCCATTCATACTCAGATGGTACTGGCAAGCTTGATCGCACAACCAGACTACCAGGCACTGGCTGCCATTGATCAGGAGTTACTCTGGGCAGCGGCTCTATTGCACGATGTCGAAAAACGATCGACAACGGTCGAGGAGCCAGATGGTAGTATCACGTCGAGAGGGCATGCCCGACGCGGTGAGCGAACCACTCGTAAGCTGCTCTATCTCGGCGAACGCTTACTGGCCTTGCCTTTCCCGGAACGCGAGCAGATTTGTAAGTTAGTTCGGTACCACGGTCTGCCCTTATGGATTTTCGAAAAGCCCGATCCGCTGAAAACATTGTTACAGGTAAGCCTGGAAGTCAATACGCAGTGGCTAACGATGCTGGCACGGGCCGACGTTCTGGGCCGGATTTGTGCCGATCAGGCTGATCTATTGTACCGGATTGATCTATTCGAGGAATTTTGCCGGGAAAATAAATGCTGGGGGAAACCGTGCCAGTTCGTAAGTAACACGGCTCGTTTTCACTACTTTAGTCACGATGAGGCTCACCCCGACTATGAACCGTTTACGGAATCGGGGTCAGATGTTGTTTTACTATCGGGTTTGCCGGGGTCTGGAAAAGATACATTTATAGCCCGTAATCTGGCCGACTGGCCTGTTGTGAGTCTGGACAATTACCGGCGTAAGCTAAAAATCAGCCCAACCGACCAGCAGGGAACCAGTCGGGTGGTTCAGCTGGCCAGGGAGGATGCCAAAGCTATGCTGCGGAGCCAGACCTCGTTTGTCTGGAATGCTACGAACCTGACACGCCAGCTCCGAAACCAGTTGATTGACTTATTCACGACTTATAAAGCGCGCGTTCGATTAGTCTACCTGGAAGCACCCTACCAACAATTAATTCGGCAGAACCGAAACCGCGAATACGCTGTGCCAGAGCCTGTTCTGCATAGGATGATTGACCGGTTAGAGGTTCCGGCAATCTGGGAAGCCCATCAGGTAGACTATCTGACACCTGAACGAATGCGGTAA